The Buchnera aphidicola (Muscaphis stroyani) DNA window TATGTTAAATTTTACATTTCCAAGATATTTTCCAAGTATTTCGGGCATGATAATCGTTAATAATAAATACACCTAAAGCGCTGATTAGTTGATTATTATAAAATAAAAGTGGTGTATTTTTTCGAAGCCAGGGAGGAATTTTTTTTTCTTGCCATATTTTTTTTATTTTTCTTTTTTTTTCTCTTCCTAATATTAAAATACTTCCTTCAAATTGAAATCGAATATTAATTAATTCATTTTTTCTCGGAGATGGTAAAGTAATGCCTTTTTTATCTTGCATTAATTGACCTAAATCATTCGGAAGATAAAGTTCAATATCTTTGTTGTGCCAAAATATTATTGTATGATATATACTTGGTTTAATTTTGATAAAATAAAGTCGTTTTTTGTAACGTCTAATTTCATTTTTTTTTTGTAAAATAATTTTAGAATTTGAATCTGTTTTGCTCAAAACAATGATATTATAAATATATTCAATATTTTTATATGAAGGCATTTGAATTTGATTTAAAGAAATCCAATATCTTATCAGTGCTTTGCTCATAATTTTTGTTATATTTTTAAAACTATCTATACTTAGAGATCCGTCAATTTGATGGATTTTATGGATTTTTTCTTTTAAAAAAGAATTTAGCAAAATAGTTTCTTCATGACATATTTTTGAGGTACGAGCACAATTTTTTAGAAAATAAGGCCATCTTTTTTCAAAAACAGGGATGACTTTACTTCTTATAAAATTACGATCATAATTAATATCCAAATTACTAAAATCTTCAATCCATTTTATTTTGTTGTTAACAGCCCATGACTTTAGTTCTCTCTTAGAGTAAGTTAAAAAAGGACGAACTATTTTTTTGTTTTTGTTAAACGTAGTTTCATAAAGCATACTTGAAAGTCCATTTGGACCGCTTCCTCTTTTTAAAGCAAGCATTAATGTTTCACATTGATCATTCATATGATGACCTGTAAGTAATATTTCGTCTGTTAACAAATTGTTGAAAATTGAATGATATCTCTTTTTTCTTAGAGTTTCTTCAACATTTTTGTTTTTTAAATCTAAATTAATATTTTCTACAATAAATGGTATTTTATAAAGAACACAATTTTTTTTACAGTGATTTTCCCATTTTTTTGAATAATCATGAAGATTATGATTAATGTGAATAGCACGTATTTTTATGTGGGAATATTGATTTTTTATTTTGATCATCTGATGTAAAAGAACTGTAGAATCTAATCCACCACTATAAGCTATTAAAAAATTTTTTTTTTGATATTTATCAATAATTTTTTTAATCAAAATACAAAGTACCTGAAAAAATAATATTTTAAATACAGAAATTGAAATTGTATAAAATTAAAATTTGAGATTAATGTTTTATACGTTCGATCGGACTTGAACCGATAACCTCCACCATGTCATGATGGCGCTCTAACCAGTTGAGCTACGAACGTAAACAAATTGTTTTTTATGAAGTATTAAATTATATATTTGTTTTTAAAAAAAACAAATATTTTTTATTTTAATATACAAATATAATCTTAAAAATTTTTTGAGGAGAATTTATGTTTACAGGTATTATTCATGGTACTGCCAAAATTGTTTTTATAGAAAAAAAGAAAAACATGAACACTTACGAAATCAATTTATCTCGAAATTTATCTAAAAACTTAAAAATAGGAGATTCGGTTTCTCATAATGGATGTTGTTTAACTGTAAAATTAATTCGTAATTTTAATGCTATTTTTGATATTATTCAAGAAACTTTGAATAATACAAATTTAGGAACGTTAAAGATTGGAGATTATGTTAATATTGAACGATCAGTAAAATATGGAGATGAAATTGGTGGTCATATAATATCTGGTCACATAATGAGTACTGCGCAAGTATCTAAAGTAGAAATTTTAGACAACAGTCGAATCCTATGGTTAAAGATTAAAAAAAAATTTTTAATGAAATACATTTTTTATAAAGGATTTATTTGCGTTGATGGAATAAGCCTTACTATCGGATCAATCATTAATAATAAATTTTCTATTCATTTAATACCAGAAACTTTATTTCGAACTACAATATCTCATAAAAAAAGGGGAGATATTATGAATGTTGAAATTGATTTAAATACTCAAATAATAGTTGACACTGCGGAACGCATAATAACTCAAATAAGTAAAAATTAGTAAGCTTATGTGCAATATTTTTTAATATTTTTTAAATTTTTTATATTAAATCAATATATTTTATAAAGGAGTTATGCGTGAAAAATTATTTTTTTTTCTTTCTTTCTAATATGTTAATTGATAATTTTATTTTAGTAAAGTTTCTTGGTTTATGTCCCTTTATTGGCGCTTCTAATAAAATTCAAACAGCTATTGGAATTAGTCTTTCAACTACTTTTGTTGTTTTTATTTCATCGTTTTTTTTATCTTTTATTAACTTTTTTTTTTAGTTCCATTAAATTTAGTTTATTTAAGAGTTATAGCTTATATGTTAATTATTTCATCAAGTGTTCAATTTTTAGAATTGGTGTTGCGCCATATAAGTCCTGTATTATACCGTCTAATTGGAATTTTTTTACCTTTAATAACCACAAATTGCGCCGTTTTAGCAATTCCTTTATTTAGTCTCTATTCAAAGCACACATTTATAGATGCAATATTATATGGATTAAGTGCGTCATTTGGATGTTCATTAGTAATGATTTTATTTTCCAGTATGCGTGAACGAATAGCATCATCTGACGTACCTGTTCCTTTTCAAGGTGCTCCTATTGCTTTGATTACAGCGGGCTTAATGTCAATCACCTTTATGGGTTTCAAAGGTTTAATAAAATTTTGATTATGTCTAATATTTTAGCTATTTTATTTTTTGGCACTCTTTCTTTTGTTTTAGGAGTGATATTAAGTTATACTGCTAATAAATTTCGAACAGAAATAGATCCAATAGTAGAAAAAATTAACAGATTGCTACCTCAAAGTCAATGCGGTCAATGCAACTACCCTGGATGTTACTCTTATGCGAAAGCAATTATTAAGAAAAATGAAAAAATTAATAAATGTACTCCTGGAGGAAGTGAATTAGAACTAAAAATTTCCAAATTACTTAATTTTAAGACTTCTTTAAAAACAACTGTGATAAATGA harbors:
- the tilS gene encoding tRNA lysidine(34) synthetase TilS, producing MIKKIIDKYQKKNFLIAYSGGLDSTVLLHQMIKIKNQYSHIKIRAIHINHNLHDYSKKWENHCKKNCVLYKIPFIVENINLDLKNKNVEETLRKKRYHSIFNNLLTDEILLTGHHMNDQCETLMLALKRGSGPNGLSSMLYETTFNKNKKIVRPFLTYSKRELKSWAVNNKIKWIEDFSNLDINYDRNFIRSKVIPVFEKRWPYFLKNCARTSKICHEETILLNSFLKEKIHKIHQIDGSLSIDSFKNITKIMSKALIRYWISLNQIQMPSYKNIEYIYNIIVLSKTDSNSKIILQKKNEIRRYKKRLYFIKIKPSIYHTIIFWHNKDIELYLPNDLGQLMQDKKGITLPSPRKNELINIRFQFEGSILILGREKKRKIKKIWQEKKIPPWLRKNTPLLFYNNQLISALGVFIINDYHARNTWKISWKCKI
- a CDS encoding riboflavin synthase subunit alpha; its protein translation is MFTGIIHGTAKIVFIEKKKNMNTYEINLSRNLSKNLKIGDSVSHNGCCLTVKLIRNFNAIFDIIQETLNNTNLGTLKIGDYVNIERSVKYGDEIGGHIISGHIMSTAQVSKVEILDNSRILWLKIKKKFLMKYIFYKGFICVDGISLTIGSIINNKFSIHLIPETLFRTTISHKKRGDIMNVEIDLNTQIIVDTAERIITQISKN
- a CDS encoding RnfABCDGE type electron transport complex subunit B, coding for MLAILFFGTLSFVLGVILSYTANKFRTEIDPIVEKINRLLPQSQCGQCNYPGCYSYAKAIIKKNEKINKCTPGGSELELKISKLLNFKTSLKTTVINEKKIFYTVWIDEKNCVGCSKCASFCPVDAIVGTPGFVHTVLQKFCNGCNICLSHCPTDCIKKKIFYE